From one Candidatus Methanoplasma termitum genomic stretch:
- a CDS encoding transcriptional regulator has translation MTVEDIISSMLREEGGFQKAFKSMLDEELEISLSEFCSISGISQSTMYKILEENREPNLRTIRQIIHALNVISRSEDDNFVAVIASSTFFESLPKTMEVEGRTIKIKEYPISTVEDAIIAAVRAERDGALAIVCAPIIAVTVKKILRIPVSPVMPLGSVLKALDIVKGLV, from the coding sequence ATGACCGTCGAGGACATTATCTCCAGCATGCTCAGGGAAGAAGGCGGGTTCCAGAAAGCCTTCAAGAGCATGCTTGACGAAGAATTGGAAATATCGCTGAGCGAGTTCTGCTCGATATCCGGCATCTCCCAAAGCACGATGTACAAGATACTTGAAGAGAACCGCGAGCCAAATCTGAGAACCATACGGCAGATAATCCATGCCCTGAATGTCATCAGCAGGTCCGAGGACGATAATTTCGTTGCGGTCATCGCATCGTCCACTTTCTTTGAGTCCCTTCCGAAGACAATGGAGGTTGAAGGCCGGACGATAAAGATCAAAGAATACCCCATTTCAACAGTGGAGGACGCAATAATAGCGGCCGTGAGAGCAGAGCGCGACGGCGCGCTGGCTATAGTGTGTGCGCCCATAATAGCGGTCACTGTGAAGAAGATCCTGCGCATCCCGGTCTCGCCGGTCATGCCCCTCGGAAGCGTCCTCAAAGCACTTGATATCGTTAAAGGTCTGGTCTGA